The Roseomonas haemaphysalidis genome segment CCGGCAGCCGCGGCCGCCGTCAGATGGCGAGAAGTTCATCCCACTTGGTGATACTCTGCAATAGCAGTCTTCCGGGCCAGGGGGCCTGCCCCTGGCCCGGATGCCGGTGTCAGCCGGCCTTGCGGCGGCGGACAAAGGCGAGGCCAGCCAGGCCGACGCCGATCAACGCCATGGACGACGGCTCCGGAACCGCCAAGGCGCGGGTTTCGAAGTTGAACGTCGTGGTCGTGCCCGCGACGGTATAGGACACGAGGTCCACGGCGCCGGCGAAGCTGCCGTCCCAACCGGACCCGATGCCGATGCTCAGCCCCGTGACGGTGAGGCCGGGCAGCAGCGCCGCCCAGTCGGCCGCCGTGCGGTTGTAGTTGCTGAAGGAATCGGGCAGCGAGCCGGTGGCCCAGATCTTCTGCTGCCCGGCCGTGCCGATCACGTCGACCGAAGTCCAGGAACCGACCGGCGCGACGGTCTGGCCGTTGTAGACGCCCTCATACACCAGGTAGCCGCTGCGCGTGCCGTCGGTCACGGACAGCCGCAATGCGGGGTGATAATGGCCCGAGGCGGTGCTGGAGGCGGCGCGCAGCCAGTCATAGGACAGCGCCGAAAGGTCCGACAGGCGGAACTGGTTGGCGGTGGAGAAGTAGTACTCGAAATCGGCCTTGGCATTGGCGTTGGCCGGGCCGGCGAAGGCCAGCGATCCGTTGCCCGCGTGCGCATAGGTGCCGGTGATGCCGACGCTGCCGCCGGCGCGGACATTGTTGGCGAACCAGGTATCGGCCGCGAAGCCGGGGCCCATGGCGTTGGACGGACCGTTGTTGCTGAACACGCCGGCCGGGTTGGTGACGATGACATCGGCCATGGCGGCGCCGGAGGTCAGCAGCATCGCCGACAGGCCGATGGTGCACAGCAGATTCTTGATCGACATGGACGTTCCGCTTCAGGAGAGAAGCCAGGCAGAGCAATTATTATGCCGAGAGCGGAATGTTCATATTTTCAGAAACTTATCTGCGGTTGCGAAATCAGGAATTTCTGAGGCGTAAGATCTTCCGACATTCGACCCCTCCGCGTCAGCGCGCAGCGACGCCCCGCATGCCCAGGTAGGACTCGATCACCCGCCGGTCCGCCTGCAAGGCCGCCGGCTCGCCTTCCAGCATGACGCTGCCGTTTTCCAGCACGTAGCCATAGTCGGCGATGGCCAGCGCCGCCCGGGCGTTCTGCTCCACCAGCAGGATGGAGGTGCCGTTGTCTCGCAACCGCGCGGCCGTGCCCAGGATCTCCCGCACGATCAGCGGCGCGAGGCCGAGGCTCGGCTCGTCCAGCATCAGCAGCTCCGGCTCGCCCATCAGGGCGCGGGCCATGGCCAGCATCTGCCGCTCGCCGCCCGACAGCGTGCCGGCCAGTTGCCGGCGGCGTTCCTGCAAGCGTGGGAACAGCGCGAACATCTCGCGCAGCATCGGCTCCGGGCTGCCGGCGCGGCGCAGGCGGAAGCGGCCCAGGCGGAGGTTGTCCTCCACCGTCATGGTGGTGAAGAGTTCCCGTTTCTCGGGCACCAGGCTGATGCCGGCGGCAACCCGCGTTTCGGCGCCGAGGCCGGCCAGGTCGCGGTCCCGGAAGCGGAAGCGTCCTTCGGCCGGCACCACGCCCATCACCGCATTGAGCAGCGACGACTTGCCGGCGCCGTTGGCACCCAGGATGGTGACGATGGCGCCCTTGGGCACCGTCACCGAGACGTCCGATACCGCCAGAATGGCGTCGTAATGCACCGTGGCGCCGGACACGCTCAGGATGCTCACGCAGCCGTCCCCAGATAGGCGTCGATGACGGCCGGGTTGGCCTGGATCTCGCGCGGGCGGCCCTGCGCCAGCTCGGCACCGAAGTTCATCACCACCAGCCGGTCGGTCAGGTTCATCACGAAGTCCATGTCGTGCTCGACCAGCAGGATGGTCATGCCCTCGGCCCGCAGCCGGTCCAGCAGCTTGGCCAGCGCCGCCTTTTCCAGGTGGCGCAGCCCGGCCGCCGGCTCGTCCAGCAGCAGCAGCACGGGGTCGAGGCAGAGCGCGCGGGCGATCTCCACCAGCCGCTGCTGGCCCAGCGACAACTCATCCGCCACCAGATGCGCCACGTGGGCGAGGCCGACGCGATGCAGCTGCTGCCAGGCGAGGGCGAAGATCCGCGCCTCCTCCGCCCGGTCCAGCAGCAGGGCGGCGTGCGCGGCACCCGCGTGGCCGCGCAGGTGGGCGCCGATGGCCACGTTGTCCAGCACGGTCATGCCATGCACCAGCTTGACGTGCTGGAAGGTGCGGGCGACGCCGCGGCCCGCGATGGCGCGCGCGCTGTGGCCGCCGATCGGCTGGCCCAGCAGCGTGACCGCGCCGCCACTGGCGGCCAGCACGCCGGTCAGCAGGTTGAAGGTGGTGCTCTTGCCGGCGCCGTTGGGGCCGATCAGCCCCACCACCTCGCCGGCGTTGAGCGCGAAGCCGATGCCGTCCACCGCCACCAGCCCGCCGAAGCGCTTGGTCAGCGCGCTGGCGCGCAGCACCTCGCTGCCGCGGGCGGGCTGCGCGCGGGGCGGCAGGGCGGGAGCCTCGGCCGGCGGCGGCACGGGCGCGGGGGCGGGGGCCGGCAGCAGGCGGGCGGCGAGGCGCGCCAAGTGCGGCCAGATGCCGCGCGGCGAGAACTGCAGCAGCAGGATCAGCAGCCCACCGAAGACGATGGTCTCGAAGTTGCCCTGGGCGTTCAGCAGCCAGGGCAGGAAGCTCTGCAACTGGTCGCGCAAAAGCGTGACGATGGCCGCCCCCAGCAGCGCCCCGCCGATGTTGTGCACGCCGCCGGCGACCGCCATCAGCAGGTAGTCGATGCTCATGGTGATGCCGAAGGGCGAGGGGTTCACCGTGCGCTGCATGTGCGCGTAGAGCCAGCCCGACAGCCC includes the following:
- a CDS encoding PEP-CTERM sorting domain-containing protein, translated to MSIKNLLCTIGLSAMLLTSGAAMADVIVTNPAGVFSNNGPSNAMGPGFAADTWFANNVRAGGSVGITGTYAHAGNGSLAFAGPANANAKADFEYYFSTANQFRLSDLSALSYDWLRAASSTASGHYHPALRLSVTDGTRSGYLVYEGVYNGQTVAPVGSWTSVDVIGTAGQQKIWATGSLPDSFSNYNRTAADWAALLPGLTVTGLSIGIGSGWDGSFAGAVDLVSYTVAGTTTTFNFETRALAVPEPSSMALIGVGLAGLAFVRRRKAG
- a CDS encoding ABC transporter permease subunit, with the protein product MTPAHRILAGLALLLAVVAPLLPGFPPFWVTLLSYIGLSSLVALGLVVLVGVAGLTSFGQAMFAGFGAYATAILTTRYGVSPWATLPVALAISGALAWAIGAVTLRLRGHYLAIATIAWNVSFFYLVGNLDFFARNDGISGIPPIRLPGIDFGQPLAFYFLVLGFVVLAILLTRNLLDSRTGRAVRALRGGALAAESFGVNTHRARILAFVYAALLAGLSGWLYAHMQRTVNPSPFGITMSIDYLLMAVAGGVHNIGGALLGAAIVTLLRDQLQSFLPWLLNAQGNFETIVFGGLLILLLQFSPRGIWPHLARLAARLLPAPAPAPVPPPAEAPALPPRAQPARGSEVLRASALTKRFGGLVAVDGIGFALNAGEVVGLIGPNGAGKSTTFNLLTGVLAASGGAVTLLGQPIGGHSARAIAGRGVARTFQHVKLVHGMTVLDNVAIGAHLRGHAGAAHAALLLDRAEEARIFALAWQQLHRVGLAHVAHLVADELSLGQQRLVEIARALCLDPVLLLLDEPAAGLRHLEKAALAKLLDRLRAEGMTILLVEHDMDFVMNLTDRLVVMNFGAELAQGRPREIQANPAVIDAYLGTAA